The Drosophila bipectinata strain 14024-0381.07 chromosome 2L, DbipHiC1v2, whole genome shotgun sequence genome has a segment encoding these proteins:
- the Cul3 gene encoding cullin-3-A isoform X1: MHGRDHRHHQHHHQTDQLNNLNVRQHSRIVAGSNNFNAASGNGNVNGVATMDTGAVCRISRQQARNVSHNVSNASFASQQQQHNLQVLQQHRPPPSGTASLQRRSHHHHSTRSDRNAAPPVTTPTAAPVSNNTEATSTTTATTSDATDIDNEASTSSGTGAPGGHYPLWLPEYKRKAFNASMDEKYVETIWASLKNAIQEIQKKNNSGLSFEQLYRNAYNMVLHKHGNRLYYGLREVVSEHLEHKVRTEVLESLHSNFLPKLNQAWTDHQTSMVMIRDILMYMDRVYVQQREVDNVYNLGLILFRDQVVRFSEIQKALREKLLGMVMEERHGEAINHLAIKNACSMLITLGINSRTVYEEDFEKPFLAQSAAFYKFESQNFLAENNAGVYIKKVEARITEESSRAALYLDKDTEPRIVRVVEEELIKKHMRPIVEMENSGVVYMIKNSKTEDLACTYKLFSRLKEEGLKVIADTMSAYLREQGRMLVKEEENGNTNPITFVQNLLDLKDRFDQFLVHSFSNDRIFKNVISSDFEHFLNLNNKSPEYLSLFIDDKLKKGGKGMSEQEIESILDKTMVLFRFLLEKDVFERYYKTHLAKRLLLNKSVSDDFEKNMISKLKTECGCQFTSKLEGMFKDMSVSNTIMDEFKNFVNNNNLSLGGVELTVRILTTGFWPTQTATPNCNIPAAPREAFDIFKNFYLNKHSGRQLTLQPQMGTAYINAVFYGRKAADTEKDKDAPSSSSTGCAVPTNTRKHILQVSTYQMCVLLLFNNRDVLTYDDIHQETDIPERELVRALQSLSMGKPAQRLLVRNSKTKTKDIEPTDEFYVNDAFVSKFHRVKIQTVAAKGESEPERKETRGKVDEDRKHEIEAAIVRIMKARKRMAHNLLVSDVTSQLKSRFLPSPVFIKKRIEGLIEREYLQRSPEDRKVYNYLA, encoded by the exons ATGCACGGACGCGATCACCGCCATCACCAACATCATCATCAGACGGATCAACTGAACAACCTCAACGTCCGCCAGCATAGTCGCATTGTGGCCGGCTCCAACAACTTCAATGCAGCAAGTGGCAATGGCAATGTTAATGGTGTCGCCACTATGGACACCGGAGCAGTCTGCCGGATCTCCAGGCAACAGGCCCGCAATGTGAGCCACAACGTGTCCAACGCCTCCTTTGCgtcccagcagcaacaacacaaTCTCCAGGTGCTGCAGCAACATCGTCCGCCACCTTCTGGGACGGCTAGTCTCCAGCGGCGCTCGCATCACCATCATTCCACCAGATCTGATCGAAATGCAGCACCACCGGTTACCACCCCAACTGCCGCACCCGTTTCCAATAACACTGAAGCTACCAGTACTACCACTGCCACTACCTCAGATGCCACCGATATCGATAACGAGGCTTCAACATCGTCAGGAACTGGGGCCCCAGGCGGCCATTATCCACTCTGGCTGCCCGAGTACAAGCGCAAAGCTTTTAAT GCCTCCATGGACGAAAAGTACGTGGAAACCATTTGGGCCAGCCTTAAGAATGCCATTCAGGAAATTCAGAAGAAAAACAACTCGGGATTGTCGTTCGAACAGCTCTATCGCAATGCCTACAACATGGTGTTGCACAAACACGGCAACAGACTGTATTATGGACTTCGGGAAGTGGTCTCCGAGCATCTGGAACACAAGGTGCGAACGGAGGTACTCGAGAGTCTGCACAGTAATTTCCTGCCCAAGTTGAATCAAGCCTGGACCGATCACCAGACCTCGATGGTAATGATCCGCGACATACTCATGTACATGGACAGAGTTTATGTGCAGCAGCGAGAGGTGGACAATGTATACAATCTGGGATTGATTCTGTTTAGAGATCAG GTTGTTCGCTTTTCGGAAATCCAAAAGGCACTGCGAGAGAAACTGCTCGGCATGGTGATGGAGGAGCGGCATGGAGAGGCCATTAACCATTTGGCCATCAAGAATGCCTGCAGTATGCTTATCACCTTGGGCATCAACTCACGCACAGTTTACGAGGAGGACTTCGAGAAGCCATTCCTCGCCCAGTCGGCGGCGTTCTACAAATTCGAGTCGCAGAACTTTCTTGCCGAGAACAACGCTGGCGTTTACATCAAGAAAGTAGAGGCACGCATCACGGAGGAGTCCTCGCGAGCGGCCCTCTATTTGGACAAGGACACAGAACCACGCATTGTGCGCGTCGTAGAAGAAGAACTGATCAAGAAGCACATGCGCCCCATTGTTGAAATGGAGAACTCGGGTGTGGTGTACATGATTAAGAATTCAAAGACCGAGGACCTGGCCTGCACATACAAGCTCTTCTCGAGACTGAAAGAGGAGGGCCTCAAGGTGATAGCCGATACCATGTCGGCGTATTTGCGCGAACAGGGACGCATGCTGGTCAAGGAGGAGGAGAACGGAAACACAAACCCCATTACGTTCGTGCAGAACCTTCTGGATCTCAAGGATCGCTTTGACCAGTTCCTGGTGCACTCATTCAGCAACGATCGCATCTTCAAGAACGTCATCTCATCCGATTTTGAACATTTCCTCAATCTGAACAACAAATCTCCAGAGTATCTGTCTCTATTCATAGACGACAAACTGAAAAAGGGCGGCAAGGGA ATGAGCGAGCAGGAGATTGAATCCATTTTGGACAAAACTATGGTGCTCTTCCGTTTCCTATTGGAGAAAGATGTCTTTGAGCGCTATTATAAGACGCATTTAGCCAAGCGATTGTTGCTAAACAAATCAGTCTCAGACGATTTCGAAAAGAACATGATATCCAAACTAAAG ACTGAATGCGGCTGTCAATTTACCTCGAAGCTAGAGGGCATGTTTAAGGATATGTCTGTCTCCAATACGATCATGGACGAGTTTAAAAACTttgtaaataataacaatttaTCTCTGGGCGGTGTGGAACTTACGGTACGCATACTAACAACTGGTTTTTGGCCCACCCAG ACGGCAACTCCCAACTGCAACATACCCGCCGCACCCCGCGAAGCCTttgatattttcaaaaacttctATTTAAATAAGCACTCAGGTCGTCAGCTGACGTTACAGCCTCAAATGG GCACGGCTTATATTAACGCTGTGTTTTATGGCCGCAAAGCAGCAGACACTGAAAAGGATAAGGATGcccccagctccagctccaccgGCTGTGCTGTGCCCACCAACACACGCAAGCATATTCTGCAAGTGTCCACATACCAG ATGTGCGTTTTGCTTCTATTTAACAACCGAGACGTTCTAACCTACGATGACATCCACCAGGAGACGGACATACCGGAAAGAGAGCTAGTCCGAGCTCTGCAATCTCTGTCCATGGGCAAGCCAGCGCAGCGACTGCTAGTCCGGAACTCTAAAACGAAAACTAAGGATATTGAACCTACGGATGAGTTCTATGTGAACGATGCTTTTGTATCCAAGTTCCACAG GGTTAAGATTCAAACTGTGGCAGCCAAGGGTGAGTCGGAGCCAGAGCGCAAGGAGACACGCGGAAAAGTCGACGAGGATCGTAAGCACGAGATCGAAGCCGCTATTGTGCGCATCATGAAGGCGCGTAAGCGTATGGCT CACAACCTTCTGGTTTCGGACGTGACGTCGCAGTTAAAGTCGCGCTTCTTGCCGTCGCCTGTGTTTATTAAGAAGCGAATCGAGGGGCTCATCGAGCGTGAATATCTGCAACGATCGCCCGAGGATCGAAAGGTGTATAATTATTTGGCTTAa
- the UK114 gene encoding rutC family protein UK114 gives MSTIVRKLISTANAAKPVAPYNQAVVADRTVYVSGCLGLDKDTMKLVPGGPTEQAEKALENLEAILKAADSGVDQVIKNTVFLKDLNDFGAVNEVYKKVFNKDFPARSCFQVAKLPMDALVEIECIALTGSVKTETVQ, from the exons ATGTCAACGATTGTGAGGAAACTAATCAGCACTGCCAATGCGGCTAAGCCAGTAGCTCCCTATAA CCAAGCTGTGGTGGCCGATCGTACTGTGTACGTATCTGGATGTCTGGGCCTGGACAAGGATACCATGAAGCTGGTTCCGGGTGGACCCACGGAGCAGGCGGAGAAAGCTCTGGAAAATCTGGAGGCCATCCTCAAGGCAGCCGATTCTGGAGTCGACCAGGTTATTAAGAACACCGTCTTCCTGAAGGATCTTAACGACTTTGGAGCTGTCAACGAAGTTTACAAAAAGG TGTTCAATAAGGACTTCCCGGCTCGTAGCTGTTTCCAAGTGGCCAAATTGCCCATGGATGCCCTGGTGGAGATCGAGTGCATTGCCTTGACCGGATCCGTCAAAACCGAAACTGTCCAATAG
- the Cul3 gene encoding cullin-3-A isoform X2, with translation MNLRGNPPKKEGKMRIRAFPASMDEKYVETIWASLKNAIQEIQKKNNSGLSFEQLYRNAYNMVLHKHGNRLYYGLREVVSEHLEHKVRTEVLESLHSNFLPKLNQAWTDHQTSMVMIRDILMYMDRVYVQQREVDNVYNLGLILFRDQVVRFSEIQKALREKLLGMVMEERHGEAINHLAIKNACSMLITLGINSRTVYEEDFEKPFLAQSAAFYKFESQNFLAENNAGVYIKKVEARITEESSRAALYLDKDTEPRIVRVVEEELIKKHMRPIVEMENSGVVYMIKNSKTEDLACTYKLFSRLKEEGLKVIADTMSAYLREQGRMLVKEEENGNTNPITFVQNLLDLKDRFDQFLVHSFSNDRIFKNVISSDFEHFLNLNNKSPEYLSLFIDDKLKKGGKGMSEQEIESILDKTMVLFRFLLEKDVFERYYKTHLAKRLLLNKSVSDDFEKNMISKLKTECGCQFTSKLEGMFKDMSVSNTIMDEFKNFVNNNNLSLGGVELTVRILTTGFWPTQTATPNCNIPAAPREAFDIFKNFYLNKHSGRQLTLQPQMGTAYINAVFYGRKAADTEKDKDAPSSSSTGCAVPTNTRKHILQVSTYQMCVLLLFNNRDVLTYDDIHQETDIPERELVRALQSLSMGKPAQRLLVRNSKTKTKDIEPTDEFYVNDAFVSKFHRVKIQTVAAKGESEPERKETRGKVDEDRKHEIEAAIVRIMKARKRMAHNLLVSDVTSQLKSRFLPSPVFIKKRIEGLIEREYLQRSPEDRKVYNYLA, from the exons ATGAATCTGCGGGGAAATCCTCCAAAGAAGGAGGGCAAAATGCGCATACGCGCCTTTCCG GCCTCCATGGACGAAAAGTACGTGGAAACCATTTGGGCCAGCCTTAAGAATGCCATTCAGGAAATTCAGAAGAAAAACAACTCGGGATTGTCGTTCGAACAGCTCTATCGCAATGCCTACAACATGGTGTTGCACAAACACGGCAACAGACTGTATTATGGACTTCGGGAAGTGGTCTCCGAGCATCTGGAACACAAGGTGCGAACGGAGGTACTCGAGAGTCTGCACAGTAATTTCCTGCCCAAGTTGAATCAAGCCTGGACCGATCACCAGACCTCGATGGTAATGATCCGCGACATACTCATGTACATGGACAGAGTTTATGTGCAGCAGCGAGAGGTGGACAATGTATACAATCTGGGATTGATTCTGTTTAGAGATCAG GTTGTTCGCTTTTCGGAAATCCAAAAGGCACTGCGAGAGAAACTGCTCGGCATGGTGATGGAGGAGCGGCATGGAGAGGCCATTAACCATTTGGCCATCAAGAATGCCTGCAGTATGCTTATCACCTTGGGCATCAACTCACGCACAGTTTACGAGGAGGACTTCGAGAAGCCATTCCTCGCCCAGTCGGCGGCGTTCTACAAATTCGAGTCGCAGAACTTTCTTGCCGAGAACAACGCTGGCGTTTACATCAAGAAAGTAGAGGCACGCATCACGGAGGAGTCCTCGCGAGCGGCCCTCTATTTGGACAAGGACACAGAACCACGCATTGTGCGCGTCGTAGAAGAAGAACTGATCAAGAAGCACATGCGCCCCATTGTTGAAATGGAGAACTCGGGTGTGGTGTACATGATTAAGAATTCAAAGACCGAGGACCTGGCCTGCACATACAAGCTCTTCTCGAGACTGAAAGAGGAGGGCCTCAAGGTGATAGCCGATACCATGTCGGCGTATTTGCGCGAACAGGGACGCATGCTGGTCAAGGAGGAGGAGAACGGAAACACAAACCCCATTACGTTCGTGCAGAACCTTCTGGATCTCAAGGATCGCTTTGACCAGTTCCTGGTGCACTCATTCAGCAACGATCGCATCTTCAAGAACGTCATCTCATCCGATTTTGAACATTTCCTCAATCTGAACAACAAATCTCCAGAGTATCTGTCTCTATTCATAGACGACAAACTGAAAAAGGGCGGCAAGGGA ATGAGCGAGCAGGAGATTGAATCCATTTTGGACAAAACTATGGTGCTCTTCCGTTTCCTATTGGAGAAAGATGTCTTTGAGCGCTATTATAAGACGCATTTAGCCAAGCGATTGTTGCTAAACAAATCAGTCTCAGACGATTTCGAAAAGAACATGATATCCAAACTAAAG ACTGAATGCGGCTGTCAATTTACCTCGAAGCTAGAGGGCATGTTTAAGGATATGTCTGTCTCCAATACGATCATGGACGAGTTTAAAAACTttgtaaataataacaatttaTCTCTGGGCGGTGTGGAACTTACGGTACGCATACTAACAACTGGTTTTTGGCCCACCCAG ACGGCAACTCCCAACTGCAACATACCCGCCGCACCCCGCGAAGCCTttgatattttcaaaaacttctATTTAAATAAGCACTCAGGTCGTCAGCTGACGTTACAGCCTCAAATGG GCACGGCTTATATTAACGCTGTGTTTTATGGCCGCAAAGCAGCAGACACTGAAAAGGATAAGGATGcccccagctccagctccaccgGCTGTGCTGTGCCCACCAACACACGCAAGCATATTCTGCAAGTGTCCACATACCAG ATGTGCGTTTTGCTTCTATTTAACAACCGAGACGTTCTAACCTACGATGACATCCACCAGGAGACGGACATACCGGAAAGAGAGCTAGTCCGAGCTCTGCAATCTCTGTCCATGGGCAAGCCAGCGCAGCGACTGCTAGTCCGGAACTCTAAAACGAAAACTAAGGATATTGAACCTACGGATGAGTTCTATGTGAACGATGCTTTTGTATCCAAGTTCCACAG GGTTAAGATTCAAACTGTGGCAGCCAAGGGTGAGTCGGAGCCAGAGCGCAAGGAGACACGCGGAAAAGTCGACGAGGATCGTAAGCACGAGATCGAAGCCGCTATTGTGCGCATCATGAAGGCGCGTAAGCGTATGGCT CACAACCTTCTGGTTTCGGACGTGACGTCGCAGTTAAAGTCGCGCTTCTTGCCGTCGCCTGTGTTTATTAAGAAGCGAATCGAGGGGCTCATCGAGCGTGAATATCTGCAACGATCGCCCGAGGATCGAAAGGTGTATAATTATTTGGCTTAa